A single region of the Drosophila miranda strain MSH22 chromosome 2, D.miranda_PacBio2.1, whole genome shotgun sequence genome encodes:
- the LOC108154176 gene encoding protein MEMO1, with amino-acid sequence MSARRATHAGSWYTDAGSELSRQLDRWLGAAELSHGPARAIIAPHAGYTYCGACSAFAYRQISPVVVKRIFILGPSHHVRLRGCALSVAKKYKTPLYDLKIDTQINAELEKTGQFSWMDMKTDEDEHSIEMHLPYVAKVMEDYKDQFTIVPILVGSLNPEQEAQYGSLLSTYFMDPTNLFVISSDFCHWGQRFSYTYYDRSCGQIHKSIEKLDKQGMDLIETLSPTAFTEYLRKYNNTICGRHPIGVMLGAVKALQDQGYDKMSFKFLQYAQSSQCLDMEDSSVSYASGSLVFEF; translated from the exons ATGTCAGCCAGAAGAGCAACCCACGCAGGCAGTTGGTACACGGATGCAG GTTCCGAGCTCTCCAGGCAGCTGGATCGCTGGCTGGGCGCCGCAGAGCTGTCGCATGGCCCCGCCCGTGCCATCATTGCACC ACATGCCGGCTATACCTACTGTGGGGCCTGCTCAGCCTTTGCCTATCGCCAGATCAGTCCAGTTGTTGT AAAACGCATCTTTATTCTGGGTCCCTCGCATCATGTGCGTCTGCGCGGATGTGCCCTGTCCGTGGCGAAAAAGTACAAGACTCCTCTCTACGATCTCAAAATTGACACTCAGA TCAACGCTGAGCTGGAAAAGACGGGCCAGTTTTCGTGGATGGACATGAAGACGGACGAGGACGAGCACTCCATTGAGATGCATTTGCCCTACGTAGCCAAGGTCATGGAGGA CTATAAGGACCAGTTCACTATTGTGCCCATTCTGGTGGGGTCGCTCAATCCCGAGCAGGAGGCGCAGTACGGCAGCCTTCTGTCCACGTACTTTATGGACCCGACGAACCTGTTTGTGATATCCTCCGACTTCTGCCATTGGGGTCAACGCTTTAGCTACACCTACTACGATCGCTCCTGCGGCCAAATACACAAGTCCATCGAGAAGCTGGACAAGCAGGGTATGGACCTCATCGAGACGCTCAGCCCCACGGCGTTCACCGAGTACTTGAGGAAGTACAACAATACGATATGCGGCCGCCATCCCATCGGAGTGATGCTGGGCGCCGTCAAGGCCCTGCAGGATCAGGGCTACGACAAGATGAGCTTCAAGTTTCTGCAGTATGCCCAGAGCAGTCAGTGCCTGGACATGGAGGACTCCAGCGTCAGTTATGCCTCCGGCTCCCTTGTCTTTGAGTTTTGA
- the LOC108154172 gene encoding uncharacterized protein LOC108154172 — translation MDIVKDKQSDELLKRIQNELTAILAEEAKDPERKLSYETLLRPNPLPIFGAGKQANGKPKKSVTFPKQPAHKREEGAKSAEARLASGDAQKKESDPSTSSSSASLKAALETGQWDVPPTDRTLRAEFMDSSAAKSIDVDLQKVQLELKQSYELFQGIGEKFQSINFSGLKSRIRDLHLNSSTNEMGKVSTNELQKVFDAHYVKNSLDKLTTDVSQGFRRHPGEFGDIPELSTFFQACTQLEHGLDALKQQRRRSNELEKRLCWATEIAYDRMDEIRNAVGTKPESNF, via the exons ATGGACATAGTAAAGGACAAACAGAGCGATGAGCTGCTAAAACGCATCCAAAACGAACTGACGGCCATTCTAGCGGAAGA GGCAAAAGATCCTGAACGAAAGTTGTCGTATGAAACACTATTGAGGCCCAATCCGCTGCCCATATTTGGTGCCGGAAAGCAAGCAAACGGGAAGCCAAAGAAGTCCGTGACATTCCCCAAACAGCCCGCACACAAGCGGGAGGAGGGCGCAAAGTCAGCAGAGGCACGCCTCGCTAGTGGTGATGCTCAGAAAAAGGAGTCGGATCCATCGACATCATCTTCTTCGGCGTCGCTCAAGGCTGCGCTCGAGACCGGCCAGTGGGATGTCCCGCCCACGGATCGCACTCTTCGAGCCGAGTTCATGGACTCGTCGGCGGCCAAGAGCATCGACGTAGACCTGCAGAAGGTGCAGCTAGAGCTGAAGCAAAGCTACGAGCTGTTCCAGGGCATAGGCGAGAAGTTCCAGTCGATCAACTTCAGCGGTCTCAAGAGCCGCATACGCGACTTGCACCTGAACAGCTCCACCAACGAGATGGGCAAGGTGTCCACCAATGAGTTGCAGAAAGTGTTCGACGCCCACTACGTGAAGAATAGCCTGGACAAATTGACTACGGACGTGAGCCAAGGCTTCCGCCGCCACCCCGGGGAGTTTGGGGACATTCCGGAGCTGAGTACGTTCTTCCAGGCCTGCACGCAGCTGGAGCACGGTCTGGACGCACTGAAGCAGCAGCGCCGGCGCAGCAACGAGCTGGAGAAGCGCCTCTGCTGGGCCACGGAAATTGCATACGATCGCATGGACGAGATACGCAATGCGGTCGGCACCAAGCCAGAATCCAATTTTTAA